A stretch of the Acyrthosiphon pisum isolate AL4f chromosome A2, pea_aphid_22Mar2018_4r6ur, whole genome shotgun sequence genome encodes the following:
- the LOC100168161 gene encoding tyrosine-protein kinase Shark, whose product MNNHSENVDINWYHGKISRDTAEIILLDHESKEDGLFLVRESNSASGDYVLCVLQNNEVVHYQIRRHGEDAFFSIDEQNIMHGLETLIEHYCKVNDPSLGVQLSKPIVKDPPPHDTRRHGRTNLLHRAITQANCKVVTELLKCGYRNLEAKNQEGQTALHLASQMGHDQIVEKLISCGANVNCRDTEGYTPLHFACQNNLLNTVKILLTVGGANIQLRNSSTGWVALHEASSRGHADIVTLLLSMNAPSRPRTFDDLLPADLARTNGHTEVEQMLNEFVSPMPSSRKDQWYHGKLDRHEATAILKTKDVDGCFLVRMNRQSGYVLSMMCTNQCYHFQIQDRDKYYFIDNGPYLNSLEHLIQHYTLFPDGLPNKLEVPVSPAVIPPLPKGFPFTLKKPKPKHQTEFQDNIMRDNLILDEVIGEGEFGSVYKGTFQNRDGFEEKVAIKMLRYDMSSTNKSEFLREAHVMMSLNHECIIRLIGICEGPPLLMVQELIALGSMLTHIITHPELISPNYELKMWAAQIASGMCYLEQKRFVHRDLAARNILLADRHQAKISDFGLSRTLNVDKDYYRASHGGRWPIKWYAPESCNYGTFSSASDVWSYGITLWEMFSYGQQPYENMKGVEVIGILEKGERLQKTQRCPIEVYKTMEMCWAYEPKERPTFSQLSKIFASDSDYENFKDFIKL is encoded by the coding sequence ATGAACAACCACAGTGAAAATGTCGATATTAATTGGTATCATGGAAAAATATCAAGGGACACGGCTGAAATTATTCTATTAGACCACGAGAGTAAAGAAGATGGTCTATTTTTAGTACGAGAAAGCAATTCTGCATCCGGAGATTATGTGCTTTGTGTGTTACAAAATAATGAAGTAGTGCACTATCAAATACGACGTCATGGTGAAGATGCATTTTTCTCTATTgacgaacaaaatataatgcacGGGTTAGAAACATTAATTGAACATTACTGTAAAGTAAATGATCCAAGCTTAGGAGTACAACTGTCCAAGCCTATTGTCAAAGATCCTCCACCTCACGATACCAGGAGACATGGACGTACTAATCTCTTGCACAGAGCCATTACACAAGCTAATTGCAAAGTGGTTACCGAGCTGTTAAAATGTGGGTATCGGAATTTAGAAGCAAAAAACCAAGAGGGACAAACTGCATTGCATTTAGCTAGTCAGATGGGTCATGATCAAATTGTAGAGAAACTCATCTCATGTGGAGCCAATGTGAATTGTAGAGACACAGAAGGCTACACTCCTTTACATTTCGCTTGTCAGAACAATTTATTGAACACTGTGAAAATCCTATTGACAGTTGGCGGCGCAAATATTCAGTTGAGAAATTCGTCGACTGGATGGGTAGCTCTACACGAAGCATCAAGCCGAGGCCATGCAGATATTGTGACTCTATTGTTGTCCATGAATGCTCCATCGAGGCCACGTACTTTTGACGATCTTCTACCTGCAGACTTAGCACGCACCAATGGACACACTGAAGTTGAACAAATGTTGAATGAGTTTGTTTCTCCTATGCCATCTTCGAGGAAAGATCAATGGTATCATGGCAAGCTTGATCGCCACGAAGCCACAgcaatattgaaaacaaaagaTGTTGACGGTTGTTTTTTAGTCAGAATGAATAGACAGAGTGGCTATGTCTTATCTATGATGTGTACTAATCAATGTTATCATTTCCAGATCCAAGATcgcgataaatattattttattgacaatggGCCATATTTGAATTCGTTGGAACATCTAAtacaacattatacattatttcctGATGGTTTACCGAATAAATTAGAAGTGCCTGTAAGTCCAGCAGTTATTCCACCCCTACCAAAAGGATTTCCATTTACATTAAAGAAGCCAAAACCAAAACATCAAACTGAATTtcaagacaatattatgagggaCAATTTGATTTTAGATGAAGTGATTGGTGAAGGCGAATTTGGTTCAGTCTATAAAGGAACTTTTCAAAACCGAGATGGTTTTGAGGAAAAAGTAGCTATCAAAATGCTGCGATACGATATGTCTTCAACTAATAAATCAGAATTTTTGCGTGAAGCTCATGTCATGATGAGTTTAAATCACGAATGTATTATAAGATTGATTGGCATATGTGAAGGGCCACCATTGTTGATGGTTCAAGAGCTCATTGCACTTGGTTCAATGTTGACTCACATCATCACACACCCAGAACTCATCAGTCCAAATTATGAGTTAAAAATGTGGGCCGCTCAGATAGCTTCTGGTATGTGTTACTTAGAACAAAAACGTTTTGTGCACAGGGATTTGGCAGCTAGAAACATTCTTTTAGCAGATAGACACCAAGCCAAAATAAGCGATTTTGGTCTGTCGCGTACATTGAATGTTGATAAGGACTATTATAGAGCTTCACATGGTGGACGATGGCCAATTAAATGGTATGCACCCGAATCATGCAATTACGGAACTTTTTCTAGTGCTAGTGATGTGTGGAGCTATGGTATTACATTGTGGGAAATGTTTTCCTATGGACAGCAACCATATGAAAACATGAAAGGTGTTGAAGTAATTGGTATTCTGGAAAAAGGAGAGAGGTTACAAAAAACTCAAAGGTGTCCAATTGAAGTTTACAAAACAATGGAGATGTGTTGGGCATATGAACCCAAGGAACGCCCGACTTTTAGTCAGCTGTCAAAAATATTTGCATCTGATTCTGATTATGAGAATTTCAAAGATTTTATAAAACTCTAA